A genomic window from Paucibacter sp. KCTC 42545 includes:
- the ribD gene encoding bifunctional diaminohydroxyphosphoribosylaminopyrimidine deaminase/5-amino-6-(5-phosphoribosylamino)uracil reductase RibD, with product MSAPQHHQSALSAMQHALALAEQAVGLTEPNPRVGCVIVDAQGQVLGIGHTQAAGQAHAEVMALRDAQARGADVRGATAYVTLEPCSHQGRTGPCCDALIQAGLAKVVAAIGDPNPQVAGQGMARLATAGVQTEVGLLAEQARELNIGFFSRMQRARPFVRLKIAASLDGQTALANGQSQWITGLPARTDGHAWRKRAGAVLSGIGTVREDDPRLDVRLVPCAMQPLRVVIDSRLEMSPGAKLLSEPGGPVLIFCALDEAEMMGDGSAAASAAALRAAGAELQSLGNGQGKVDLSAAILELGRRGINELHIEAGEKLNGSLLRAGLVDELLVYLAPKLLGRGRGMADLGGLTQLQDALNWQWLDCVPVGDDLRLRARRVPTEAKL from the coding sequence ATGAGCGCGCCCCAGCACCATCAGAGCGCCCTCAGCGCCATGCAGCACGCCCTGGCTCTGGCCGAACAGGCCGTGGGCCTGACGGAGCCCAACCCACGGGTGGGTTGCGTCATCGTCGATGCGCAAGGTCAGGTGCTGGGCATCGGCCACACACAGGCCGCCGGCCAAGCCCATGCCGAGGTGATGGCGCTGCGCGATGCGCAGGCGCGCGGCGCGGATGTGCGCGGCGCCACCGCCTACGTCACGCTGGAGCCCTGCTCCCACCAAGGCCGCACAGGCCCTTGCTGCGACGCGCTGATCCAGGCCGGCCTGGCCAAGGTGGTGGCCGCCATAGGCGACCCCAACCCCCAGGTGGCAGGCCAAGGCATGGCCCGCCTGGCGACCGCCGGCGTGCAGACCGAAGTGGGTTTGCTGGCGGAACAAGCCCGCGAGCTCAATATCGGCTTTTTCTCCCGCATGCAACGCGCCCGCCCCTTTGTGCGCCTGAAGATCGCCGCCTCGCTGGATGGCCAAACCGCCCTGGCCAACGGCCAAAGCCAATGGATCACCGGCCTGCCGGCACGCACCGACGGGCATGCCTGGCGCAAGCGCGCCGGCGCGGTGCTGAGCGGCATTGGCACCGTGCGCGAGGACGACCCGCGCCTGGACGTGCGCCTGGTGCCCTGCGCGATGCAGCCGCTGCGGGTGGTGATCGATTCGCGCTTGGAGATGTCGCCCGGCGCCAAGCTGCTGAGCGAACCCGGCGGGCCGGTGCTGATCTTTTGCGCACTGGACGAGGCTGAGATGATGGGCGACGGCTCTGCTGCAGCTTCAGCCGCCGCCTTGCGCGCCGCCGGCGCCGAGCTGCAAAGCCTCGGCAACGGTCAGGGCAAGGTCGACTTGAGCGCGGCCATCCTTGAGCTGGGCCGCCGCGGCATCAACGAGTTGCATATCGAGGCAGGCGAAAAGCTCAACGGCTCGCTGCTGCGCGCTGGCCTGGTGGACGAATTGCTGGTTTACCTGGCGCCCAAGCTGCTCGGCCGCGGCCGCGGCATGGCGGATTTGGGTGGGCTCACCCAGCTGCAAGACGCTTTGAATTGGCAGTGGTTGGACTGCGTGCCGGTGGGTGATGACCTGCGCTTGCGGGCGCGCCGCGTGCCGACCGAAGCCAAACTCTAG
- a CDS encoding type IV pilus modification PilV family protein, which translates to MDKFARPPRPSQLSAPNGQLGVALLEALVALLIMSFGMLALAGLQGNLRQSADLAKQRGEAVRLGQQEMERLRSFSQLPAPNPPNAGVRAFEDITEPPNGVAGTFSADTNTTFTVTRQVTDIAEPPQKALRINVSWTDRTEGAQFIILDSILSRTDPILGGGLALSSKAPSARQPSNRDANIPTPAKDLGNGSSAFKPLTGGDVVWVFNNLTGVITGVCNIPATPMVDLVATDVDSCKNNTLGYLLSGFVRFSDASPSDPGKPLGLALPMDLNLALTQSSALTPSYQCFNNAPITSPSTQTFVTYYCIVYPNADTPPIWSGQLTLTDIPLSGIGARTICRYSADYDANGSISNAEHPLVYSKVTGSLARQNFLVIPGTETCPAGHDIDPAQGFFSNTATVRHQPNGI; encoded by the coding sequence ATGGACAAGTTCGCGCGCCCTCCTCGTCCAAGCCAGCTTTCTGCGCCCAATGGCCAACTAGGCGTGGCCTTGCTGGAAGCCCTGGTGGCGCTGCTGATCATGTCTTTTGGCATGCTGGCGCTCGCCGGCCTGCAAGGCAATCTGCGCCAAAGCGCTGATCTTGCCAAGCAGCGCGGCGAGGCAGTTCGCCTGGGTCAGCAGGAAATGGAACGCCTGCGCAGCTTCAGCCAATTGCCCGCGCCTAACCCGCCCAATGCGGGCGTACGGGCTTTTGAGGACATCACCGAGCCGCCCAACGGCGTGGCTGGCACCTTCAGCGCCGATACCAACACGACCTTCACCGTCACCCGGCAGGTGACCGACATCGCCGAGCCGCCGCAAAAAGCGCTGCGCATCAACGTCAGCTGGACAGATCGCACCGAAGGCGCGCAATTCATCATCCTGGACAGCATCCTCTCCCGCACCGACCCCATCCTTGGCGGCGGCTTGGCTTTGAGCAGCAAAGCGCCTAGCGCGCGCCAGCCCAGCAACCGGGATGCCAATATCCCAACCCCAGCCAAAGACCTTGGCAACGGCAGCAGCGCCTTCAAGCCACTGACGGGTGGTGATGTGGTGTGGGTCTTCAACAACCTCACCGGCGTCATCACCGGCGTGTGCAATATCCCCGCCACGCCCATGGTCGATTTGGTGGCGACAGATGTGGACTCTTGCAAGAACAACACCCTGGGCTATTTGCTCAGTGGCTTCGTCAGGTTCTCCGATGCCTCACCCAGCGACCCCGGCAAACCGCTAGGCCTGGCCCTGCCGATGGACCTGAACTTGGCCTTGACCCAGTCCAGCGCGCTCACACCCAGCTACCAGTGCTTCAACAACGCCCCCATCACCTCGCCCTCGACCCAGACCTTCGTCACTTACTACTGCATCGTTTACCCAAATGCCGACACGCCGCCGATCTGGTCGGGCCAGCTGACACTCACCGATATCCCTTTGAGCGGCATTGGCGCCCGCACGATCTGCCGCTACAGCGCCGACTACGACGCTAACGGCAGCATCAGCAATGCCGAACATCCCTTGGTCTACAGCAAGGTCACCGGTTCGCTGGCGCGGCAAAACTTTCTGGTCATTCCTGGCACCGAAACCTGTCCGGCTGGCCACGACATCGACCCTGCCCAGGGCTTTTTCAGCAATACCGCCACGGTGCGACACCAGCCCAACGGCATTTAG
- a CDS encoding PilW family protein: MLNARASSLGQPLRQRGLSLIEMMVGITIGMIVVAGASVMLTQQLAEHRRLVLETQIQQDLRAASDLILRELRRGGAHAVAERLVWAPGSGIAAPITNDYAKQTAVPATQNQVIYSYFSHDDRGGPNPLNPEDNLSANNERFGFRVSNQTLQFMLGNGNWQPLTDPQTLLITNFTIQQQSQSVSLIDSCEISICPAGSATCPPQLQVKRFDISLTGKAAHDDQVQRTLKVSSRMRNDEITGACP; the protein is encoded by the coding sequence ATGCTGAACGCACGCGCTTCAAGTCTCGGCCAGCCGCTACGACAGCGCGGTCTGAGCTTGATCGAGATGATGGTGGGCATCACGATCGGCATGATCGTGGTGGCGGGCGCCAGCGTCATGCTCACCCAACAATTGGCCGAGCACCGCCGTTTGGTGCTGGAAACCCAGATACAACAAGATCTGCGCGCAGCGTCTGACTTGATCTTGAGGGAGTTGCGCAGAGGTGGGGCTCACGCCGTTGCCGAGCGTTTGGTCTGGGCGCCCGGCAGCGGCATCGCAGCCCCCATCACCAACGACTACGCCAAGCAAACCGCGGTGCCAGCGACGCAGAACCAAGTCATCTACAGCTACTTCAGCCATGATGACCGGGGAGGCCCCAACCCGCTCAACCCCGAGGACAATCTTTCCGCCAACAACGAGCGCTTTGGCTTTCGGGTCAGCAATCAAACGCTGCAATTCATGCTCGGCAATGGCAATTGGCAGCCCTTGACCGACCCACAGACGCTGCTGATCACCAATTTCACGATTCAGCAGCAGAGCCAAAGCGTCTCCCTGATCGACAGTTGCGAGATTTCGATATGCCCGGCGGGCAGCGCGACCTGCCCACCCCAGCTGCAGGTCAAGCGCTTTGACATCAGCTTGACCGGCAAAGCTGCTCATGACGACCAGGTGCAGCGCACGCTCAAGGTCAGCAGCCGCATGCGCAATGATGAGATCACCGGAGCGTGCCCATGA
- a CDS encoding recombination-associated protein RdgC: MFKNLMVYRIGPNWQATVEQIEEALEKQIFVECGATQAQTMGWTPPRGIPHAPLVEDVGGHWLLKLMLEQRVLPSSVVKRRVDEMAARVEQETGRKPGKKVSKELKEQATLELLPMAFTKQSSIRVWIAPAQQLLMIDAGSASRAEEVVTLLIKELAGLNLHLIQTAESPAVCMAAWLMDGVPPEGFTIDRECELKSADEMKSVVRYARHSLDIDEVRQHLAGGKAPTRLAMSWRDRVSFMLTDTMQIKKISFLDVVFEGRESADKDEAFDADAAIATGELCKLIPELIDGLGGEHDFLAAGAALAALPPTLSGEPSGEPASESPTSTASATTTLETAPWD, translated from the coding sequence GTGTTCAAGAACCTGATGGTTTACCGCATCGGCCCCAACTGGCAGGCCACCGTGGAACAGATTGAAGAAGCGCTCGAGAAGCAAATTTTCGTGGAATGTGGCGCCACGCAAGCCCAAACCATGGGCTGGACCCCGCCCCGCGGCATCCCTCACGCCCCCCTGGTCGAAGACGTTGGCGGCCACTGGCTCTTGAAGCTGATGCTGGAGCAGCGCGTGCTGCCCAGCTCGGTGGTCAAGCGCCGCGTTGACGAAATGGCCGCCCGGGTTGAACAAGAAACCGGCCGCAAACCCGGCAAAAAGGTCAGCAAGGAGCTGAAGGAGCAAGCCACGCTGGAATTGCTGCCCATGGCTTTCACCAAGCAGTCCAGCATCCGCGTCTGGATCGCGCCGGCCCAGCAGTTGTTGATGATTGACGCCGGCAGTGCCAGCCGCGCCGAGGAAGTGGTTACCTTGCTGATCAAGGAACTCGCGGGCCTGAACCTGCACTTGATCCAAACCGCCGAATCGCCCGCCGTGTGCATGGCCGCCTGGCTGATGGACGGCGTGCCGCCGGAAGGCTTCACCATTGACCGCGAATGCGAGCTCAAGAGCGCGGACGAGATGAAGTCCGTGGTGCGCTATGCCCGCCACTCGCTGGACATTGACGAGGTGCGCCAGCACCTGGCCGGCGGCAAGGCGCCCACCCGCCTGGCCATGAGCTGGAGGGACCGGGTGTCCTTCATGCTCACCGACACCATGCAGATCAAGAAGATCAGCTTTTTGGACGTGGTGTTTGAAGGCCGCGAGTCCGCCGACAAGGATGAAGCTTTTGACGCAGATGCGGCCATTGCCACCGGCGAGCTGTGCAAGCTGATCCCCGAGCTGATTGACGGCCTGGGCGGTGAGCATGACTTCCTGGCCGCCGGCGCCGCGCTGGCCGCCCTGCCACCCACCTTGAGCGGTGAGCCAAGCGGTGAGCCAGCGAGCGAATCGCCTACATCAACAGCTTCCGCCACCACCACTCTCGAAACCGCCCCCTGGGATTGA
- the nrdR gene encoding transcriptional regulator NrdR, protein MRCPFCSHGETQVSETRESDEGDVVRRRRRCLGCDKRFTTYERAEIALPVVVKKDGTRADFDAKKLRASMQLALRKRPVSIEQIDAALAQIEETLLTSGARELPSTRLGELVMRELKRIDKVAYVRFASVYRSFENVDEFRKLIRDI, encoded by the coding sequence ATGCGTTGTCCTTTTTGCAGTCATGGCGAAACCCAGGTCTCTGAGACCCGTGAATCGGATGAAGGCGATGTTGTACGACGCCGGCGGCGCTGCCTCGGCTGTGACAAACGCTTCACCACCTACGAGCGGGCCGAAATCGCCTTGCCCGTGGTGGTTAAGAAAGACGGCACCCGCGCCGACTTCGATGCGAAGAAGCTGCGCGCCTCCATGCAACTGGCCCTGCGCAAGCGGCCAGTGAGCATTGAACAGATCGACGCCGCCCTGGCTCAGATCGAAGAAACCCTGTTAACCAGCGGCGCCCGCGAGCTGCCATCCACCCGCTTGGGTGAGTTGGTGATGCGCGAATTGAAACGCATCGACAAAGTGGCCTATGTGCGCTTCGCTTCGGTTTACCGCAGCTTCGAAAACGTGGATGAGTTCCGCAAGCTGATCCGGGATATTTAA
- a CDS encoding type IV pilin protein, giving the protein MSSNRCMSRNVCRSQFMQAGFSLVEVMITVVIVAVLAMVALPVFQKQIAKGRRADAIGALSTIVQAQERLRSNRGSYASTMEDAELAKLAFANNLTPKRHYQLSLVGLGNPPDFTFGFIARAAVSSDSPQANDSDCATMFIQLRGGNMSYGATDSAGSDSSRKCWPR; this is encoded by the coding sequence ATGTCAAGCAACCGCTGCATGTCTAGGAATGTCTGTCGCTCGCAGTTCATGCAAGCGGGCTTTAGCTTGGTTGAAGTGATGATCACGGTCGTCATCGTCGCCGTCTTGGCCATGGTTGCGCTGCCCGTCTTTCAGAAGCAGATTGCAAAGGGCCGGCGCGCCGACGCGATCGGCGCCTTGTCCACCATTGTTCAAGCTCAAGAGCGCCTGCGCAGCAATCGCGGCAGTTATGCCTCGACGATGGAGGATGCTGAGTTGGCGAAATTGGCCTTCGCCAACAACTTGACGCCCAAAAGGCACTATCAACTCAGCCTTGTCGGCCTTGGCAACCCACCCGACTTCACCTTCGGCTTCATCGCCCGGGCTGCCGTGAGCAGCGATTCACCCCAGGCGAATGACAGCGACTGCGCGACCATGTTCATCCAGCTCCGCGGGGGCAATATGAGCTACGGCGCAACCGATAGTGCGGGCAGCGACAGCAGTCGAAAATGTTGGCCGCGCTGA
- the ribBA gene encoding bifunctional 3,4-dihydroxy-2-butanone-4-phosphate synthase/GTP cyclohydrolase II — MSSAPHAPVTSTAIAPVHELVAELAAGRMVILVDEEDRENEGDLVLAADHVTPEAINFMAKFGRGLICLTLTRERCEKLNLPPMATRNGTKHATAFTVSIEAATGVTTGISAADRARTVQAAVARDAQARDLVQPGHIFPLQAQDGGVLMRAGHTEAGCDLSKMAGLTPSAVICEIMKDDGTMARLPDLIEFAKEHGLKIGTIADLIEHRSRNESLVQRVGQRKLQTAQGEFDCTIYQDRTGGTHLALSHGQWQAGDDVLVRVHEPLSVLDLLDVSTTGHAWPLPAALAELQRAPCGVAVLLNCGEDAAGLLQRLQPEQQNAAPAAKIMDLRTYGVGAQILRDLGVQRMRLLGNPRRMPSMTGYGLEVTGFMAAGERA; from the coding sequence ATGTCATCTGCCCCCCACGCCCCGGTCACCAGCACCGCCATCGCCCCCGTCCATGAGCTCGTTGCCGAGCTCGCCGCTGGCCGCATGGTCATTCTGGTTGACGAAGAAGACCGCGAGAACGAGGGCGACCTGGTTCTGGCCGCCGACCATGTCACCCCCGAAGCCATCAATTTCATGGCCAAGTTCGGGCGCGGCCTGATCTGCCTAACCCTCACCCGCGAACGCTGCGAAAAGCTCAATCTGCCGCCCATGGCCACCCGTAATGGCACCAAGCATGCCACGGCCTTCACGGTGTCGATTGAAGCCGCCACCGGCGTCACCACGGGCATCTCCGCCGCAGACCGCGCCCGCACGGTGCAAGCCGCCGTGGCACGCGATGCCCAGGCCCGTGATCTGGTGCAGCCGGGTCACATCTTCCCCCTGCAGGCTCAAGACGGCGGCGTGCTGATGCGCGCAGGTCATACCGAAGCCGGTTGCGACTTGTCCAAAATGGCCGGCCTGACGCCCTCCGCCGTGATCTGCGAGATCATGAAGGACGACGGCACCATGGCCCGCCTGCCGGACCTGATCGAATTCGCCAAAGAACATGGCCTGAAGATCGGCACCATTGCCGACCTGATCGAACACCGCAGCCGCAATGAAAGCCTGGTGCAACGTGTCGGCCAGCGCAAGCTGCAAACCGCCCAAGGCGAATTCGACTGCACCATTTACCAAGACCGCACCGGTGGCACCCACTTGGCGCTGAGCCACGGCCAGTGGCAAGCCGGCGACGACGTGCTGGTGCGCGTGCACGAGCCCCTGTCGGTGCTGGACCTGCTGGACGTCAGCACCACCGGCCACGCCTGGCCGCTGCCCGCCGCGCTGGCCGAGTTGCAACGTGCCCCTTGCGGCGTGGCCGTGCTGCTGAACTGTGGCGAAGACGCCGCCGGCCTGCTGCAACGCCTGCAGCCTGAGCAGCAAAACGCCGCCCCGGCCGCCAAGATCATGGACCTGCGCACCTACGGTGTGGGTGCGCAAATCCTGCGTGACCTGGGCGTGCAACGCATGCGCTTGTTGGGCAACCCGCGCCGCATGCCAAGCATGACCGGCTACGGCCTGGAAGTCACCGGCTTTATGGCCGCAGGCGAACGCGCCTGA
- a CDS encoding pilus assembly PilX family protein, translating into MSTLTSIAATRAATTPTRASQGGAATLVVVMVLFLIMAMMAAFGSRNLIFEQRVASNYYRAGVALEVAEAGIEWGLAQLNGLNIDTACVPNGAGPNNFRRRYLKIDPANRNITPVNPPTASTDCVRNGALGWVCQCPTGPLPARLPLPSENQMQPRFALTFKAIATPVDRPGVIRLYSEGCTDSGTANCDIKSQFARDASLGMSNVTADIALVSALKTPPITPLVVSGSLDLGPNGIGLHNSEPRSSGLLLTTGAALPTFTGTAADRLESLPGTPGTQAMLGNDPGLTNAAGAQVFKQYFGMSLASYRDQPAMRMITCPQGDCGAVLLAAYNSGVRLAWVDGPLTITSNITLGAATSPMVIVANGAVTLNGPMQLTGLLFSNGNLVWDNGSAMPALLTGALIVAGQMAVSGTVDLWYRAAVMDELSNRAGSFVRIPGGWWN; encoded by the coding sequence ATGAGTACGCTAACCTCAATCGCAGCAACGAGGGCAGCCACCACCCCGACTCGGGCAAGCCAAGGCGGCGCCGCGACCCTGGTGGTGGTGATGGTGCTGTTTCTGATCATGGCCATGATGGCGGCATTTGGCAGCCGCAACTTGATCTTTGAGCAGCGCGTGGCCAGCAATTACTACCGGGCCGGTGTGGCGCTGGAAGTTGCCGAGGCTGGCATTGAATGGGGCCTGGCCCAACTCAATGGCCTCAATATCGACACCGCCTGCGTGCCCAATGGCGCTGGCCCGAACAACTTCAGGCGGCGTTACCTCAAGATTGACCCGGCCAACCGCAACATCACGCCGGTGAACCCACCAACGGCTTCCACTGACTGCGTCCGCAACGGTGCTTTGGGCTGGGTTTGCCAATGTCCGACCGGCCCTTTGCCTGCGCGTCTGCCGCTGCCCAGCGAAAACCAGATGCAACCCCGATTTGCACTGACATTCAAAGCCATCGCCACGCCGGTGGATCGGCCCGGCGTGATTCGCCTCTACAGCGAAGGCTGCACCGACAGCGGCACGGCCAACTGCGACATCAAGAGCCAGTTCGCGCGCGACGCCTCGCTGGGCATGTCCAACGTCACCGCTGATATTGCCCTGGTCAGCGCGTTGAAAACGCCACCCATCACGCCGCTGGTGGTCAGCGGCAGCCTGGATCTTGGCCCCAATGGCATCGGTCTGCACAATAGTGAGCCGCGCAGCAGCGGCCTGCTTTTGACCACTGGCGCCGCCCTACCCACCTTCACCGGCACAGCCGCAGACCGGCTTGAAAGCCTGCCCGGCACACCAGGCACTCAGGCCATGTTGGGCAATGACCCGGGCTTGACCAATGCTGCTGGCGCTCAAGTCTTCAAGCAGTACTTCGGTATGTCCTTGGCCAGCTATCGCGACCAACCCGCAATGCGCATGATCACCTGCCCGCAAGGCGATTGCGGCGCAGTCTTGCTGGCGGCCTACAACAGTGGGGTACGGCTGGCCTGGGTGGACGGGCCCTTGACCATCACCAGCAATATCACCCTAGGCGCGGCCACCAGCCCGATGGTCATCGTGGCCAATGGCGCCGTCACACTGAACGGCCCCATGCAACTGACCGGCCTGCTTTTCAGCAACGGCAACCTGGTCTGGGACAACGGCAGCGCCATGCCGGCCTTGCTGACGGGCGCACTGATCGTGGCGGGCCAAATGGCAGTCAGCGGCACGGTCGACCTTTGGTACCGGGCCGCCGTGATGGACGAGTTGAGCAACCGCGCCGGCAGCTTTGTTCGCATCCCCGGCGGCTGGTGGAACTGA
- the glyA gene encoding serine hydroxymethyltransferase, translating to MFDRSTSTLALVDPDLWAAVQNENKRQEDHIELIASENYTSPAVMQAQGSQLTNKYAEGYPGKRYYGGCEYVDVVEQLAIDRLKELFGANYANVQPNSGSQANQGVFFALLQPGDTIMGMSLAEGGHLTHGMALNMSGKWFNVISYGLNAKEEIDYDAMEALAREKKPKLIIAGASAYSLRIDFERFGKIAKEIGAYFMVDMAHYAGLIAAGVYPNPVPHADVVTSTTHKSLRGPRGGIILCNDEAIAKKINSAIFPGIQGGPLMHVIAGKAVAFKEALTPEFKAYQAQVVKNAKVLADTLIERGLRIVSGGTESHVMLVDLRPKNLTGKEAEAILGAAHMTCNKNGIPNDPQKPMVTSGIRLGTPAMTTRGFKEEQVRITAHLIADVLDKPHDEANLEAVRVKVAALTRDFPVYR from the coding sequence ATGTTTGACCGCAGCACATCCACACTTGCCCTCGTTGACCCCGATTTGTGGGCCGCAGTTCAGAACGAGAACAAGCGCCAAGAAGACCATATTGAACTGATTGCGTCTGAAAACTACACCTCGCCCGCTGTGATGCAGGCCCAGGGTAGCCAGCTGACCAATAAGTACGCCGAAGGCTATCCAGGCAAGCGCTACTACGGCGGCTGCGAGTACGTGGACGTGGTCGAACAACTGGCCATCGACCGCCTGAAGGAACTCTTTGGCGCCAACTACGCCAATGTGCAGCCCAACTCTGGCTCGCAAGCCAACCAAGGCGTTTTCTTCGCCCTGCTGCAACCGGGCGACACCATCATGGGCATGAGCCTGGCCGAAGGCGGTCACCTGACCCACGGCATGGCCCTGAACATGAGCGGCAAATGGTTCAACGTCATCTCCTACGGTCTGAATGCCAAGGAAGAGATCGACTACGACGCCATGGAGGCCCTGGCCCGTGAGAAGAAGCCCAAGCTGATCATCGCCGGCGCCTCGGCCTACAGCCTGCGCATCGACTTCGAACGCTTTGGCAAAATCGCCAAAGAAATCGGCGCCTATTTCATGGTGGACATGGCGCACTACGCCGGCCTGATCGCCGCGGGCGTCTACCCCAACCCGGTGCCGCATGCCGACGTCGTCACCTCGACCACCCACAAGAGCCTGCGCGGCCCACGTGGCGGCATCATCTTGTGCAACGATGAAGCCATCGCCAAGAAGATCAACTCGGCCATCTTCCCCGGTATCCAAGGTGGCCCGCTGATGCACGTCATCGCCGGCAAGGCCGTGGCTTTCAAAGAAGCACTGACACCTGAGTTCAAGGCCTACCAGGCCCAAGTGGTCAAGAACGCCAAGGTCCTGGCGGACACCCTGATTGAGCGCGGCCTGCGCATCGTCTCTGGCGGCACCGAAAGCCATGTGATGCTGGTGGACCTGCGCCCCAAGAACCTGACCGGCAAGGAAGCCGAGGCCATCCTGGGCGCCGCCCACATGACCTGCAACAAGAACGGCATTCCCAACGACCCGCAAAAGCCCATGGTGACCAGCGGCATCCGCCTGGGCACGCCCGCCATGACCACCCGCGGCTTCAAGGAAGAACAGGTTCGCATCACCGCCCACCTGATTGCCGACGTGCTGGACAAGCCGCACGACGAAGCCAATCTGGAAGCCGTGCGCGTCAAGGTTGCCGCGCTGACCCGCGACTTCCCGGTCTACCGCTAA
- a CDS encoding GspH/FimT family pseudopilin, with amino-acid sequence MANTQHSSRGISLVEVCVGLCMSGILTAQAVPAFERMQQRQRLQLSAQTLMTDIQQARSEAVQSGQTVYLRFSQSNQGSCYIMHTGSSGQCRCDDGGVAACTTKAQLIKLQWLPASQKVSLRANVQQLSFQARQGTVTATGSVDVQGAAGESIRHVVSIAGRVRSCSPQGAMAQFATC; translated from the coding sequence ATGGCCAATACCCAACATTCATCACGGGGCATCAGCCTGGTCGAGGTCTGCGTGGGGCTGTGCATGAGCGGCATCTTGACCGCGCAGGCGGTTCCCGCCTTCGAGCGCATGCAGCAGCGCCAACGCCTGCAGCTTTCCGCGCAAACCCTGATGACCGACATCCAGCAAGCGCGCAGCGAAGCCGTGCAAAGCGGTCAAACCGTCTATCTGCGTTTCAGCCAAAGCAATCAGGGCAGTTGCTACATCATGCACACCGGCAGCTCTGGCCAATGCCGTTGCGACGATGGCGGTGTGGCCGCATGCACCACCAAAGCGCAGTTGATCAAGCTGCAATGGTTGCCTGCAAGCCAAAAAGTGTCGCTCAGAGCCAATGTTCAGCAACTCAGCTTTCAGGCCCGCCAAGGAACCGTCACCGCAACCGGCAGTGTGGACGTTCAAGGGGCAGCGGGCGAGAGCATTCGCCATGTGGTGAGCATTGCCGGGCGGGTGAGAAGCTGCAGCCCCCAAGGCGCCATGGCGCAATTCGCGACTTGCTAA
- a CDS encoding pilus assembly FimT family protein, translating to MLAALNRKALPGLTLVELMIVVAVLGIVLAVAAPSFIDLLNRRRVQLVATNLSNDLAFARAESGLRPDDVIVYFKKTLTMSCYTIAYGKGQFGSCDCTQAPGSACNPALTSIRELKTEQVLDSSGVIFVATGDWPAWAANRFAFVAPQMLPTYSNVAITVTGTGGSKMRVQLNGMGRVHMCSPNGSFSGVAQC from the coding sequence ATGTTGGCCGCGCTGAATCGCAAAGCACTGCCCGGCTTGACCTTGGTCGAGTTGATGATTGTTGTTGCCGTTTTGGGCATCGTCCTGGCCGTCGCGGCGCCCTCTTTCATTGACTTGCTGAACCGGCGCCGCGTGCAACTCGTAGCCACCAATCTCAGCAATGACCTGGCATTCGCGCGCGCCGAGTCCGGTTTGCGCCCGGATGACGTCATCGTCTATTTCAAGAAGACGCTCACCATGAGTTGCTACACCATTGCCTACGGCAAGGGGCAATTCGGCAGTTGCGACTGCACCCAAGCGCCGGGCTCGGCCTGCAATCCAGCCCTGACCAGTATTCGCGAATTGAAGACAGAGCAGGTGCTCGACAGCTCCGGCGTCATTTTTGTCGCTACCGGAGATTGGCCCGCCTGGGCCGCCAATCGCTTTGCTTTTGTTGCCCCGCAGATGTTGCCGACCTATAGCAATGTCGCCATCACCGTGACCGGAACCGGCGGCAGCAAGATGCGGGTCCAGCTCAACGGCATGGGCCGAGTTCATATGTGCAGCCCGAACGGGAGCTTCAGCGGGGTGGCGCAATGCTGA